Below is a window of Leishmania panamensis strain MHOM/PA/94/PSC-1 chromosome 30 sequence DNA.
GAAGTGTCGCCTTCGCTGCAGTCGGTCGACGCttcctcctcggcagcgcaGTTAGAGCGAGTTTGGAAGAGCCTTGGCCCCGCCGCTGAATACAACCAACAGCTTCCAGTGACGACACTTCCCAACTGGACGGTACTTGGAGGacatcagcaacagcacgtGCTACCCACCGCCTCGCTATGCGTTGTCAAAGTCATCGGGAAGAAGCTGCTTGCTCCAGCGGAATACTGCAGTGTTCACGGCGCGAGAGCCACGGGAGTGTATGGTTGCACGACTGATGGTGGACAATGCAACAGCGTTGGAGTGTCACAGCGCGCTCCTTAGCGCGGGAGGTaagtgaggaggagataCAGCGAGTGCAAATGGCATGACAGTCGAAGGGAGCAGGGTAGGCGACCAGCAAGGTGTCCTTCCGATCCGTTCCTGTAGCGAGCGAAAAGTGTGTGCCTCTCGGTAGAGCTCCTTGGCACCAGCGAATACGGTACCTCCTCTCGGGGGCGGTGAATGGCACGTGCACGTTGCATTGCCGTATCCCCACATCCCTTTTtcccactctcctcctcctcccgtcgCGTTGTATTTGCGTGGTGAATGCGTATTTTTTCTCCGTGCGCCCTTTTCCCTGCGCTGCGCGTTAGATTTATgcgttttgttgttgttgttggtcGCGCCGAAGGTGCGCCTTCCTTCTCGTTTCGCCCGCTACTACcaagacaacaacaaacaaagaaaCCGCGTCTCTCGTACATGGCAGGCAGAGCCGTGCGCGTGGGGGgttggtggggaggggaatagagaagggaggggagggggagaaacgACTCTCTCGATAATACCCACACTTTCCTTCACAAACATGCGCACCCTTATTGGGCTGCAGCCTCTCATGTAATTGTGCCTCTGTCGCTAAGCTGACGTGCTTCGCTCTGGCGGGTTTTTTTTGATTACACTTCTGTGCGCTTCTTTCTGGGAAGTGCAAGGGCGGCCTTGCGTTTCTCTCAAGCATCGCCCTGTCGAGTAGCGCAGCTGGTGTGGCGGCTGTCGTATTTTGCTCGTTGAGCAGCACAGACACTGGGGCTGGATGTTCATCTTTCTCTACTTCGAAGGCTACTTTTTTTACTTTCGCTTTTGTTGCCTGAGTTGCCCACAGTGAGGGGGGCgctacacccacacccccacacacacacagacgcgctcCGAGCAGGCAATCGTGCAGACTGGGGTCCTTCGCATCACTAAATTGCAAACGTCGTGGCGCACCTCTCTGCGCCGCTTGTGTATGCGCATTGACGTCTTGTCAtttctccatctcttctcgccttccccccctccgtcCGGCTTGCGAATACAGGCACGCATGCTCACATACACTGCTCCACAAGAAAACATTATAGAGGACAATGACATCCTCGTCCACCGCAGACAACCACAGTGAGGTTGCCGGAACAGTCGCAGCCTCGACCTCCatctgcggcagccgcgaaGTAACCGCCTCGCTTCCGATGGCGCTGCCCATACTGAGGGGTacaaagaaggaaaagactGAGAAGGCGTTCTCTTTTAACCGGTACCCCAGTCGAAAGATTGGCCTGCGGCTGGCATATCACGGCCACGTGCACGACGGCCTCGCAAAACAGAAGGAGACGGACAACACTGTCGAGGGGCTCGTGTGTGATGCGTTGCGGCGGGTTCGGCTCATCCCGGAGGACGGACCGCACAACTTTGGACGGTGCGGTCGCACAGACAAGGGCGTCAGTGCTCTTGGCAACGCCTTCTCGCTCACCGCACGCGCGTCGTGCACTGCAGACGCGGATCCGCAGCTGCCTCCACTGGACTATTGCAGCATGCTGAACAACGTCCTGCCCTCGACGATTCGTATTGTTGGCTGCGCGTTAGTCGATGACCGCTTTGATGCGCGCTTTTCCTGTGTCCATCGTACCTATCGCTACTACTTTTGCCACCGTGGGCTCAACCTGGCAGCAATGCAGGAGGCCGCTGCCTTCTTCTTGGGAACGCACAACTTCCGCAACTTCTGCCAGATGGACGTTGTGAATGTGAGCAACTTCACGCGAACGGTGCTCTCGGTTGGGCTGCACCCGAGTGAGGAACTCCCAGAGCTGATCTCCTACCTTGAGATCACGGCAAACTCGTTCTTGTACCATCAAATTCGCTGCACCATGGAGGTGCTGTTCCTCGTTGGCCGCGGGTTGGAGGCCCCTAGCGTGGTCCAGACAATGCTAGAGCTAGGTGATTGCAAGCCAACATACCCCCTTGCAGACGGTACCCCGCTGATATTGTGGGACTGCGCCTTCGACAATGTTCAGTGGCAGCTGTCCCACAGTGCGTTCCAGGCAGCtgagcaggtgctgcaggacatTAGCACAGCGCTGCTTATCCGCGCCACATCAGCGGCTGCTATGCGGTCTCAACTATTCCGCTGGTACACCGGTACCGTAGACGTGTTTGCTAGGGAGaagttggaggaggaggacgcagCCGGCAGAGTCCGCTCGTGCGCTGTTGTTCGACACGATCCCGAGGTGCGGCGCCTGGATGGGTGGTCCATCACGGGGTGCGACTGGACAGAGTCGGGTACCGCTAGACGGATGAAGGCGCGCAAGCGCGACCTGCTCTACTACATCCGCACGGACGCTAACAAAGGGAAGCCCCCGTTGGCGACGACGAGCGGTGAGGCAAAGGCTTCCCCGGCAGCAGAAACCCGAGCGAGCACCCCACTGATGCCGATGAACTACGTGCCTCTTTTGCAGCGTGAGACGGAGCGCACctacgaggaggaggtgcggggGCTGAGCGACAAGAAGCGTGCGCGGTACGAAGTGAatgaggcgaagaaggcagcCGGTGCCGCGGTGCATAAAGAGATGACGGGTGAGGACTAATGCCCTGGTACGGTCACGTATGCTgagccacacacagacacacacacacacatacatacatatgGCCAACGCGGTGCACTCATCTCCTTCACCGTGATGGAGAAAAAACGCGGATGACGTGGTGTTCttgagaggagaggagaacagTGCACAGGGGTGCAGTGGCAGCATGATGGCAATTGGTTT
It encodes the following:
- a CDS encoding pseudouridine synthase A-like protein, putative (TriTrypDB/GeneDB-style sysID: LpmP.30.1540), coding for MTSSSTADNHSEVAGTVAASTSICGSREVTASLPMALPILRGTKKEKTEKAFSFNRYPSRKIGLRLAYHGHVHDGLAKQKETDNTVEGLVCDALRRVRLIPEDGPHNFGRCGRTDKGVSALGNAFSLTARASCTADADPQLPPLDYCSMLNNVLPSTIRIVGCALVDDRFDARFSCVHRTYRYYFCHRGLNLAAMQEAAAFFLGTHNFRNFCQMDVVNVSNFTRTVLSVGLHPSEELPELISYLEITANSFLYHQIRCTMEVLFLVGRGLEAPSVVQTMLELGDCKPTYPLADGTPLILWDCAFDNVQWQLSHSAFQAAEQVLQDISTALLIRATSAAAMRSQLFRWYTGTVDVFAREKLEEEDAAGRVRSCAVVRHDPEVRRLDGWSITGCDWTESGTARRMKARKRDLLYYIRTDANKGKPPLATTSGEAKASPAAETRASTPLMPMNYVPLLQRETERTYEEEVRGLSDKKRARYEVNEAKKAAGAAVHKEMTGED